A genome region from Gigantopelta aegis isolate Gae_Host chromosome 3, Gae_host_genome, whole genome shotgun sequence includes the following:
- the LOC121368254 gene encoding hillarin-like isoform X2, which translates to MLQASPNTSAMIHSSPTLGYPDHSPNTSGELRHSLASSLASVTARSLNDSRDTSMWTSYTPQSMDSGYPSNMKHFSHPKPVLQSFEDFENSNVFEAQSLLEERHREEEERLQRFLSEEREKEFKRLDETIEVEKEQAASDILASVDNLAMHNSTRSLDLIAERERIEEHFKKSRDERLKHVTDKIANEEKTRSSRMLERHCVEMMTLIGEKDREADRSSLYDHTMRAPILPPECKKCELFKSPVVFEHLDTRAVELANQDYSNYTELVRDLTRGCKSELEKVRVLFRWIIAKDLRKNTAHEILRPNAAVSSLFKGVKSGKETYHQLFKKLCCFAGIHCEVILGYSKGAGYKPGMRMDGTAFRNSWTAVCIDGSWRLINCTWAARHVSGHKDDLPQIFHKYDEFYFLTDPEDYIYQHYPDDPAWQLIEIPLPFSEFINLPVVKSPFFNYGLRFYSNYGATLTTETGMVEIRLVMPKILGYGSLLEPYNKNTSDAKQLDGRTLLRFVKNEAIFTVALPKAGVFYFSIYTGDYSHSECLESACSFLINCVRLSGPPSPPYPPVPFFGPTPVMDQLNIATDKNDVDPLIVCNSDYIELNFKMSKEIKITHTFQYFDVGDESVTDIDRFVFLRSRNDTVANYLVRCPKEGFYIFSLFCADTAIDAHSLDCAYRYLVICQEPSPNTGAFPKTYHKWNRCTLYEPIAGDLLTDKRYNFRMDVPQAVEVFVVIGSMWHHLKRKLGFSWEANINVGSQPGPAKVHARFQAGRDASTFPQLLEFEITEDVETEI; encoded by the exons ATGCTGCAAGCCAGTCCCAACACATCGGCGATGATTCACTCCAGCCCCACTTTGGGCTACCCGGATCATAGTCCCAACACGTCCGGCGAGCTTCGGCACAGTCTGGCATCGAGCCTGGCCAGCGTAACTGCACGAAGTCTGAACGACTCGCGAGACACCAGCATGTGGACGTCGTACACACCACAGTCGATGGACAGCGGCTATCCCAGTAACATGAAACATTTCTCACACCCAAAACCAGTCCTTCAGAGTTTTGAA GACTTTGAGAACAGTAACGTGTTCGAAGCTCAGTCGTTACTCGAGGAGAGACACCGAGAGGAGGAAGAGCGTCTGCAGAGATTTCTCTCTGAGGAAAGAGAAAAAGAATTCAAGCGGCTCGATGAAACAATCGAGGTCGAAAAGGAACAGGCAGCTTCTGACATCTTGGCTAGTGTAGACAACTTGGCCATGCACAACAGCACGCGCAGTCTCGACTTGATAGCAGAGCGGGAACGAATCGAGGAACATTTCAAGAAATCGCGCGATGAACGACTCAAGCATGTGACTGACAAGATAGCTAACGAGGAGAAAACAAGAAGTTCCCGGATGCTTGAACGTCACTGTGTAGAAATGATGACGCTTATTGGCGAAAAG GACCGAGAAGCTGACAGAAGTTCCCTTTATGACCACACGATGAGGGCGCCAATCTTACCTCCGGAGTGCAAGAAGTGCGAGCTCTTCAAATCTCCTGTCGTGTTTGAACATCTGGACACTCGAGCCGTAGAG CTGGCGAATCAGGATTACAGCAATTACACCGAGTTAGTTCGAGACTTAACCAGGGGCTGTAAATCAGAACTTGAGAAAGTCAG AGTTCTGTTCCGGTGGATAATAGCCAAGGATTTGAGAAAGAATACTGCTCATGAAATACTTCGACCCAATGCCGCTGTCAGCTCTCTCTTTAAAGGTGTCAAGAGCGGAAAGGAAACATATCATCAACTATTTAAAAAACTTTGCTG TTTTGCGGGAATACACTGTGAGGTGATCTTAGGTTATTCCAAGGGTGCTGGCTACAAGCCTGGAATGAGAATGGATGGTACAGCATTCCGAAACTCGTGGACTGCCGTCTGCATCGATGGAAGTTGGCGACTGATAAACTGCACGTGGGCAGCCCGGCACGTGTCTGGTCACAAAGACGATCTGCCGCAGATCTTCCACAAGTACGATGAGTTCTACTTCTTGACGGACCCCGAGGACTACATCTACCAGCACTACCCGGATGACCCAGCCTGGCAGCTCATCGAAATCCCACTCCCATTTTCAGAATTCATCAATCTACCCGTGGTCAAATCACCATTTTTCAACTATGGGCTCAGATTCTATTCAAACTATGGTGCCACTTTGACAACTGAAACAGGAATGGTGGAAATCCGCCTAGTAATGCCCAAAATCCTTGGATACGGATCACTGTTAGAACCGTACAATAAAAATACATCTGACGCTAAACAGTTAGATGGTAGGACACTCCTGAGATTTGTTAAGAATGAAGCTATATTTACCGTGGCTCTTCCTAAAGCTGGTGTGTTTTACTTTTCAATCTACACAGGAGACTACAGTCATTCCGAGTGTTTAGAAAGTGCCTGCTCATTCCTGATTAACTGCGTCAGACTCTCGGGTCCCCCCTCTCCCCCGTACCCACCTGTGCCTTTCTTCGGACCAACTCCTGTAATGGACCAACTTAACATTGCAACCGATAAAAATGACGTTGATCCTCTGATTGTCTGTAATAGTGACTACATTGaactgaattttaaaatgtccaaaGAGATCAAGATTACGCACACGTTCCAGTACTTTGATGTTGGCGACGAGTCTGTTACAGACATCGACAGGTTCGTTTTTCTGCGCTCTCGCAACGACACGGTGGCCAATTACTTGGTGCGTTGTCCTAAAGAAGGCTTCTACATCTTCTCACTGTTCTGCGCAGACACCGCGATTGACGCACACAGCCTCGACTGTGCGTACAGGTACTTGGTGATATGCCAAGAGCCAAGTCCTAACACCGGTGCCTTCCCTAAGACGTACCACAAGTGGAACAGATGTACACTGTATGAGCCCATTGCCGGAGACCTACTCACAGACAAACGTTACAACTTTCGAATGGACGTTCCTCAGGCTGTGGAGGTGTTTGTCGTGATAGGATCAATGTGGCATCATCTTAAAAGGAAGCTGGGCTTCTCGTGGGAGGCTAACATTAATGTGGGCAGCCAGCCAGGACCTGCAAAAGTGCACGCAAGATTCCAAGCTGGAAGAGATGCGTCCACGTTTCCTCAACTGCTGGAGTTTGAAATTACAGAGGACGTTGAAACTGAAATATGA